A genome region from Eurosta solidaginis isolate ZX-2024a chromosome 2, ASM4086904v1, whole genome shotgun sequence includes the following:
- the LOC137242056 gene encoding uncharacterized protein: MHFYSLLILLICCKLATPLFTSRWPHAYRCNLDSIVPRCCIYAREIIPEIQNEVCLIVDKSRGEPHRFSILIDDFPACTVYRSGPCLYKSEICVPLLKKALVCQTSLSLTFKHHAMEWCFSAYLKIYGIKLYKYSRLCTYFAENYFLIPQKIEDILIDAGY; encoded by the exons ATGCACTTCTACTCATTACTGATTCTCCTCATTTGTTGCAAACTGGCAACGCCACTATTTACGTCACGCTGGCCACACGCTTACAGATGCAATCTAGACTCGATAGTGCCACGCTGCTGTATTTACGCGCGTGAAATTATTCCTGAGATCCAAAATGAAG tttgCCTCATCGTGGATAAATCGCGCGGCGAACCACATCGTTTCTCaatattaattgatgattttccAGCCTGCACAGTCTATCGTTCAGGGCCGTGTCTCTATAAATCAGAGATCTGTGTGCCACTGCTTAAGAAAGCTTTGGTTTGTCAAACTTCATTAAGTCTAACATTCAAACATCATGCAATGGAATGGTGCTTTTCGGCGTATCTTAAAATTTATggcataaaattatataaatattcaAGACTTTGCACATATTTCGCAGAAAATTATTTCCTCATACCACAAAAAATTGAGGACATATTAATTGATGCTGGCTATTAG